A single Drosophila sechellia strain sech25 unplaced genomic scaffold, ASM438219v1 Y_388, whole genome shotgun sequence DNA region contains:
- the LOC116803470 gene encoding uncharacterized protein LOC116803470: MMSEKTIQFLKKQSEIILEIRKLEVKPTLTDVEILKLNELQKCFIANHSNLLKIGVVDHEYFNAKQYDLIMMVLEKIKNKNEKTKGESVENTFPKSNTVPKSNPPPTLNLEMCGHPEKEGIAQNNALKVEQAFRNNVGQFRVYLEDTSKLIDSSPDFLKIRKNKIEFLWHKIDNLIEQVNSHFESSLFEEEISELEFDKQNILTAINSRLSGTINKAEMSTVVKAEELPTLPKIQIPTFFGDSKEWDLFNELFTELIHVREDLSPSLKFNYLKSALKGEARNVVTHLLLGSGENYEATWEFLTKRYENKRNIFSDHMNRLMDMPNLNLESNKQIKTFIDTINESIYIIKLKAQLPEDVDAIFAHIILRKFNKESLNLYESHVKKTKEIQALSDVMDFLEQRLNSISSFSQEVKPVKKMINNNKNKNYSDNCAYCKLPGHYLIQCHKFKIMNPAERSDWVRKNGICLRCLRHPFGKKCISEQLCSTCRKPHHTLLHFAGHNPEKVNTCRTTGQALLATALIQVKSRYGGFEQLRALIDSGSQSTIISEESAQILKLKKFRSHTEISGVSSTGTCISKHKAVISIRNSPKNLEIEAIILPKLMKALPVNTINVDQKKWKNFKLADPDFNKPGRIDLIIGADVYTHILQNGVIKIDGLLGQKTDFGWIVSGCKKSKGKETIVATTIEIKELDRYWEVQEEEKDDIESEICENKFIKTTKKDSDGRYIVSIPFKEDVTLGDSKKQAIARYMNLEKKLKRNEKLKVDYTKFMNEYMDLGHMIEVSDEGKYFLPHQAVIRDSSLTTKLRVVFDASAKTTNNKSLNDIMWVGPRVQKDIFDIIIKWRKWEFVVSADIEKMYRQIKIDNNDQKYQYILWRNSPKEKIKTYKLTTVTYGTASAPYLATRVLVDIADKCKNQVISAIIRNDFYMDDLMTGADSVEEANKLITLILHELQKVGFNLRKWISNNSKILTTVEDTGDNKVLNIIENECVKTLGLKWEPQNDLFKFSVNCNDESKNINKRVVLSTLAKIFDPLGWLAPVTVSGKLFIQKLWINKSEWDQELSIEDKNYWEKYKENLLLLENIRIPRWINSNSSSVIQIHGFADASEKAYAAVVYAKVGPHVNIIASKSRVNPIKNRKTIPKLELCAAHLLSELIQRLKGSIDNIMEIYAWSDSTITLAWINSGQSKIKFIKRRTDDIRKLKNTEWNHVKSEDNPADLASRGVDSNQLINCDFWWKGPKWLADPKELWPRQQSVEEPVLINTVLNDKIDDPIYELIERYSSIEKLIRIIAYINRFVQMKTRNKAYSSIISVKEIRIAETVVIKKQQEYQFRQEIKCLKIKKEIKTNNKILSLNPFLDKDGVLRVGGRLQNSNAEFNVKHPIILEKCHLTSLLIKNAHKETLHGGINLMRNYIQRKYWIFGLKNSLKKYLRECVTCARYKQNTAQQIMGNLPKYRVTMTFPFLNTGIDYAGPYYVKCSKNRGQKTFKGYVAVFVCMATKAIHLEMVSDLTSDAFLAALRRFIARRGKCSNIYSDNGTNFVGAARKLDQELFNAIQENITIAAQLEKDRIDWHFIPPAGPHFGGIWEAGVKSMKYHLKRIIGDTILTYEEMSTLLCQIEACLNSRPLYTIVSEVPKIIWDPLKLSILNHTEEFERLNNEIKFMKENHQKLKDLHFHHISGHAGLIIALILMIVLIIYFIRKCAVQQRMQAITFAGPLPVL, encoded by the exons atgatgTCAGAAAAGACTATTCAATTCCTTAAGAAGCAGTCCGAAATTATTTTGGAAATTAGAAAGTTGGAAGTAAAACCAACATTAACAGATGTAGAAattctaaaattaaatgagcttcaaaaatgtttcattgctaATCATAGCAATTTGTTAAAGATCGGCGTTGTCGATCATGAATATTTTAACGCGAAGCAGTATGATTTAATAATGATGGTgttagaaaaaattaaaaataaaaatgaaaaaactaaGGGCGAGTCGGTAGAAAACACTTTCCCTAAATCAAACACTGTCCCTAAATCAAACCCTCCCCCTACATTAAACCTTGAAATGTGTGGTCACCCTGAAAAAGAGGGTATAGCACAAAACAACGCTTTAAAAGTAGAGCAGGCATTTCGAAATAATGTTGGCCAATTTCGAGTATATCTAGAAGATACGTCTAAACTAATAGACAGTAGTCCAGATTTCcttaaaataaggaaaaataaaattgaatttttatggcataaaaTAGATAACCtgattgaacaggtgaatagTCATTTTGAGAGCTCGCTATTCGAAGAAGAAATTAGCGAACTTGAAtttgacaaacaaaatattcttaCAGCCATTAATAGTCGACTCAGtggcacaataaataaagctgaaATGTCGACGGTTGTTAAGGCGGAGGAGTTACCAACCCTGCCTAAAATACAGATTCCCACTTTCTTTGGTGATTCCAAAGAATGGGATCTTTTTAATGAACTCTTTACAGAGCTCATACATGTGAGAGAGGATCTCAGTCCTTCTCtcaaatttaattatctaAAGTCAGCATTAAAAGGAGAAGCCAGAAATGTGGTTACTCATTTACTGCTCGGCTCTGGAGAAAATTATGAAGCCACTTGGGAGTTTTTGACCAAGCGATATGAGAATAAAAGAAACATATTCTCAGATCATATGAATAGGCTTATGGATatgccaaatttaaatttagaatccaataagcaaataaagacATTTATTGACACGATTAACGAgtcaatttatattataaaattaaaggcacAATTACCAGAAGATGTGGATGCAATTTTCGCTCACATAATTCTTCGGAAATTCAATAAAGAATCACTCAATTTATATGAAAGCCATGTTAAAAAGACAAAAGAAATACAGGCACTTTCTGATGTCATGGACTTTTTAGAGCAAAGGCTCAATTCTATATCATCATTCTCACAGGAAGTAAAACCTGTaaagaaaatgattaataataacaaaaataaaaattatagtgACAATTGTGCATATTGCAAACTACCAGGgcattatttaattcaatgccataaatttaaaataatgaatcCAGCAGAACGGTCTGACTGGGTAAGAAAAAATGGGATTTGCCTAAGATGTCTGAGGCATCCGTTtggtaaaaaatgtataagcgAGCAGCTTTGTTCGACTTGTCGTAAACCTCACCACACGTTACTTCACTTTGCAGGTCATAATCCAGAAAAAGTGAATACGTGTAGAACAACAGGTCAAGCCTTGTTGGCCACGGCCTTGATTCAAGTAAAGTCGAGGTATGGAGGCTTTGAACAATTAAGAGCATTGATTGATAGTGGCTCTCAAAGCACAATTATTTCAGAAGAGTCTGCACAGAttctaaaattgaaaaaatttcgGTCTCATACTGAAATAAGTGGAGTATCTTCCACAGGAACGTGCATCTCCAAGCACAAAGCGGTTATTTCGATAAGAAATTCTCcgaaaaatttagaaattgaAGCAATTATTCTCCCAAAACTTATGAAGGCACTTCCAGTCAACACGATTAATGTTGATCAGAAAAAATGGAAGAACTTTAAATTAGCCGACCCCGATTTTAATAAACCGGGTCGCATTGATCTAATCATTGGAGCAGACGTATATACTCACATTCTGCAAAATGGAGTTATAAAAATAGACGGTCTCCTTgggcaaaaaactgatttcGGGTGGATAGTTTCTGGATGTAAAAAATCCAAAGgaaaagaaaccattgtagccacaacaatagaaataaaagagttAGATCGCTACTGGGAAGtgcaagaagaagaaaaagatgATATCGAGTCTGAAAtctgtgaaaataaatttatcaaaacgacaaaaaaagATTCAGATGGGCGATACATTGTGTCAATTCCATTCAAGGAGGATGTCACCTTAGGAGATTCAAAGAAACAAGCGATAGCTCGTTACATGAATCTggagaaaaaactaaaaagaaatgaaaaacttaaggTTGACTACACTAAATTCATGAATGAATACATGGATTTAGGACACATGATTGAAGTGAGTGATgaaggcaaatattttttaccgCACCAGGCAGTGATTAGAGATTCAAGCCTTACGACCAAATTGAGAGTAGTTTTTGATGCTTCAGCAAAAACTACGAATAACAAAAGTTTGAACGACATAATGTGGGTTGGGCCACGAGTTCAAAAAGATATTTTtgacattattattaaatggagaaaatgggaatttgttgtttcggCAGACATTGAAAAGATGTACCGACAAATTAAAATAGATAATAATGatcaaaaatatcaatatattttatggagAAATTctccaaaagaaaaaattaaaacatataaattaacCACAGTCACTTACGGAACTGCATCTGCACCATATTTGGCTACCAGGGTTCTGGTAGATATTGCAGATAAATGTAAAAACCAAGTTATTAGTGCAATAATTAGGAATGATTTCTATATGGATGACCTAATGACTGGAGCTGATTCGGTAGAAGaagctaataaattaataacattaattCTCCATGAATTGCAGAAAGTTGGATTCAACTTAAGGAAATGGATTTCCAACAATTCCAAAATATTAACCACTGTGGAGGACACAGGGGACAATAAGGTTCTCAATATTATCGAAAATGAATGTGTTAAAACTTTAGGACTAAAATGGGAACctcaaaatgatttatttaagttcAGCGTAAATTGTAATGatgaatcaaaaaatataaataagcgcGTTGTGTTATCAACGctagcaaaaatatttgatccGTTAGGATGGTTGGCACCAGTCACGGTTtcaggaaaactttttattcaaaaactttggataaataaaagtgaatgGGATCAGGAATTATCCATAGAAGATAAAAATTAttgggaaaaatataaagaaaatttattattgttagaGAATATTCGAATCCCAAGGTGGATTAATTCAAACAGTTCTTCAGTCATTCAGATTCACGGATTTGCGGACGCCTCCGAAAAAGCATATGCTGCAGTAGTCTATGCTAAAGTAGGACCTCATGTTAATATAATAGCTAGCAAAAGTAGAGTCAACCCTATAAAAAATAGGAAGACAATTCCCAAACTCGAGCTGTGTGCAGCTCACCTGCTTAGTGAATTAATCCAAAGACTAAAAGGATCAATTGACAATATAATGGAGATCTATGCTTGGAGTGATTCCACGATTACCTTAGCATGGATTAACAGTGGTCAAAGTAAgatcaaatttataaaaagaaGAACGGATGACAttcggaaattaaaaaatactgaATGGAATCATGTTAAGTCAGAGGATAATCCAGCAGATTTAGCATCCAGGGGAGTGGATTCTAACCAGTTGATCAACTGTGATTTTTGGTGGAAAGGTCCGAAATGGCTAGCAGACCCAAAAGAACTTTGGCCTCGGCAGCAGTCTGTAGAAGAACCTGTCTTAATAAATACGGTATTAAATGACAAAATAGATGATCCTATTTACGAATTAATAGAAAGGTATTCCAGTATAGAAAAACTTATACGTATAATAGCATACATAAATAGATTCGTGCAGAtgaaaacaagaaataaaGCCTATTCATCAATTATTTCAGTAAAGGAGATAAGAATAGCGGAAACAGTTGTTATTAAGAAACAACAAGAATACCAGTTTAGGCAAGAGATAAAGTGCcttaaaatcaaaaaggaaatcaagacaaataataaaatattgtcaTTGAATCCATTTTTGGACAAGGATGGGGTTCTAAGAGTTGGAGGAAGATTGCAAAATTCCAatgcagaatttaatgttaaacatccaATCATTTTAGAAAAATGCCACCTAACAagcttattaataaaaaatgctcaTAAGGAAACATTGCATGGAGGGATAAACCTAATGCGAAACTATATCCAAAGAAAGTATTGGATTTTCGGGTtgaaaaattcgttgaaaaagtATTTAAGAGAATGTGTAACGTGTGCAAggtataaacaaaatacagcTCAGCAAATAATGGGTAACTTGCCAAAATATAGAGTGACGATGACATTCCCGTTTCTTAATACTGGAATAGATTACGCAGGTCCTTATTATgttaaatgttcaaaaaatcgtggccaaaaaacatttaaaggaTACGTTGCTGTATTCGTTTGCATGGCCACCAAAGCCATACACTTAGAAATGGTAAGCGATCTAACTTCAGACGCATTTTTAGCAGCACTCAGAAGATTTATTGCTAGACGGGGAAAATGTTCCAATATCTATTCAGACAACGGAACAAATTTTGTAGGAGCTGCAAGAAAATTAGATCAAGAGTTATTTAATGCAATACAAGAAAATATAACGATTGCAGCGCAGCTTGAAAAGGACAGGATTGATTGGCATTTTATTCCCCCGGCAGGACCTCACTTCGGAGGTATTTGGGAAGCTGGAGTtaagtcaatgaaataccatttAAAGCGTATAATCGGCGACACTATTTTGACTTACGAAGAAATGTCAACTCTTTTATGTCAAATAGAAGCATGCTTAAATTCAAGGCCATTATACACTATAG TTAGTGAAGTGCCGAAGATTATTTGGGATCCGCTGAAACTATCAATATTAAATCATACTGAGGAATTTGAACGAttgaataatgaaattaaatttatgaaagagAACCATCAAAAATTGAAAGATTTACATTTCCATCATATTTCCGGACATGCTGGATTAATTATTGCTTTAATACTAATGatagtattaataatatatttcatacgGAAATGTGCTGTGCAACAAAGAATGCAAGCAATAACCTTTGCAGGTCCGTTGCCAGTACTATAA